The following coding sequences are from one Parafrankia irregularis window:
- a CDS encoding pyridoxal phosphate-dependent aminotransferase, which yields MEFAQSDKLADVCYDVRGPVLEEAIRLEAAGQRILKLNIGNPGPFGFSAPPSVLAAVADNLAAAQGYSDSKGLLPAREAVVRYSVGKGLTGIGPDDVYLGNGVSELIMMSLQALLNDGDEVLLPAPDYPLWTAVVCLSGGRAVHYRCDESAGWNPDIDDLTSKITSRTRAIVIINPNNPTGAVYDRQVLEEIIEVARRHNLMLFADEIYDRILYDDAEHHSLAALAPDLFCVTFNGLSKSYRLAGFRSGWMVLSGPREHATSYIEGLNILANMRLCANVPGQFALQAALTEGGGAGDLVLPGGRLHEQRDTVVKLLNDIPGVSCVPPRGALYAFPRLDPQMYPIRDDERFVLDLLRTERILLVQGTGFNWPDPDHVRIVTLPCVDDLTDAIGRIERFLGAYARI from the coding sequence ATGGAGTTCGCCCAGTCCGACAAGCTCGCTGACGTCTGCTATGACGTCCGAGGCCCCGTCCTCGAGGAAGCGATCCGGCTGGAGGCCGCAGGCCAGCGCATCCTGAAGCTGAACATCGGCAACCCCGGTCCGTTCGGCTTTTCCGCGCCGCCTTCGGTGCTCGCCGCGGTCGCCGACAACCTGGCAGCCGCACAGGGCTACAGCGACTCGAAGGGCCTTCTCCCCGCACGCGAGGCCGTCGTCCGGTATTCGGTCGGCAAGGGCCTGACCGGAATCGGACCTGACGACGTCTACCTCGGCAACGGCGTGTCCGAGCTGATCATGATGTCGCTGCAGGCGCTGTTGAACGACGGCGACGAGGTGCTCCTGCCTGCGCCCGACTACCCGCTGTGGACGGCGGTGGTCTGTCTCTCCGGTGGGCGCGCGGTCCACTACCGCTGCGACGAGTCCGCCGGGTGGAACCCGGACATCGACGATCTCACCAGCAAGATCACATCTCGCACCCGCGCCATCGTGATCATCAACCCGAACAACCCCACGGGCGCGGTGTACGACCGCCAGGTGCTCGAGGAGATCATCGAGGTCGCCCGCCGGCACAACCTGATGCTGTTCGCCGACGAGATCTACGACCGCATCCTCTACGACGACGCCGAGCACCACTCGCTCGCCGCGCTCGCCCCGGACCTGTTCTGCGTGACCTTCAACGGCCTGTCCAAGTCCTACCGGCTGGCCGGCTTCCGCTCCGGCTGGATGGTGCTCTCCGGGCCCCGCGAGCACGCCACCAGCTACATCGAGGGCCTGAACATCCTGGCGAACATGCGCCTGTGCGCGAACGTTCCCGGCCAGTTCGCACTGCAGGCCGCGCTCACCGAAGGCGGCGGGGCCGGCGATCTCGTGCTGCCGGGCGGCCGGCTGCACGAACAACGCGACACGGTCGTGAAGCTGCTCAACGACATTCCGGGTGTTTCCTGCGTTCCGCCGCGCGGAGCGCTCTACGCGTTCCCCCGCCTCGACCCGCAGATGTACCCGATCCGGGACGACGAGCGTTTCGTCCTGGATCTGTTGCGCACCGAGCGAATCCTGCTGGTGCAGGGCACCGGATTCAACTGGCCGGATCCAGATCATGTACGGATCGTGACGCTGCCCTGCGTTGACGACCTGACCGACGCCATCGGTCGGATCGAGCGATTCCTGGGCGCCTACGCTCGCATCTGA
- a CDS encoding glycosyltransferase family 39 protein: protein MLWQRFRLPLWYDELWRPHFAGEPVGSFWSELGVANAPSSLGSLALVRLCGEVFGWHAWALRLPSAVPLVALAVGTWLLARRLTTRPAALGATLAVTLAGTMVDLASQIKPYTLDAACAVAVVGLWMDSTLPTRRLIRRRVLAGVLAVFSLPALFLIVPLFVHDTARPLWTNRGQLRSRGPRALLGETVRAAGRAAPAVAIGGAHALLFVTHQSGQRASTFWNDHFLADRGPLEAARFVIGQLAATAAGAPPGSDRYDPNLVHPLTDSTDALVVVLGCAVAITFATGAITLARRADGRVLLVAVGGAELMVLAASAWRYWPFGAVRPNTFLVPLLTIVSAVGAATLARSLLARSLLARSLLARSPARARWTRTSAVAKLLIPANLVILLAALAVPVAGATGLKPMWVERADRRPIDLMVDATLTARSLYRPGDLVLVGGRLARAGWLYGMELSQDGAVTTTGTAGSSEPRIPLSATVFLTAIGDGGVDRALSRQAPGPNSHVLMFVLAYDRRGTERALDEARQRGWCPTQTQDFELTGTLRVLARCQPAASDESAGRRGSTS, encoded by the coding sequence GTGCTTTGGCAGCGCTTCCGCCTGCCCCTCTGGTACGACGAGCTGTGGCGCCCGCACTTCGCCGGCGAGCCCGTCGGGAGCTTCTGGTCCGAGCTCGGGGTGGCGAACGCACCGTCCTCGCTCGGGTCGCTCGCACTGGTCCGGCTGTGCGGCGAGGTGTTCGGCTGGCACGCCTGGGCGCTGCGGCTGCCCTCGGCCGTCCCGCTGGTGGCGCTCGCCGTGGGCACCTGGCTACTGGCCCGCCGCCTCACCACCCGGCCCGCGGCCCTCGGGGCGACACTGGCGGTCACCCTCGCCGGCACCATGGTCGACCTCGCCTCCCAGATCAAGCCCTACACCCTGGACGCCGCCTGCGCCGTCGCCGTGGTCGGCCTGTGGATGGATTCCACGCTGCCCACCCGGCGGCTGATCCGGCGGCGGGTGCTCGCGGGCGTCCTCGCGGTGTTCTCGCTCCCCGCCCTGTTCCTGATCGTTCCGCTGTTCGTCCACGACACCGCCCGGCCGCTGTGGACCAACCGCGGGCAGCTCAGGTCACGCGGCCCACGCGCTCTTCTGGGGGAGACGGTGCGTGCGGCCGGCCGGGCCGCTCCGGCGGTGGCGATCGGCGGCGCCCACGCGTTGCTGTTCGTGACGCACCAGTCCGGCCAGCGGGCCAGCACCTTCTGGAACGACCATTTCCTCGCCGACCGGGGCCCGCTGGAGGCGGCGCGCTTCGTCATCGGCCAGCTCGCCGCGACAGCGGCAGGCGCGCCGCCCGGGAGCGATCGCTACGACCCGAACCTCGTTCACCCGCTGACCGACTCAACCGACGCGCTGGTCGTCGTTCTCGGCTGCGCCGTCGCGATCACCTTCGCGACCGGTGCGATCACGCTGGCCCGGCGCGCGGACGGCCGGGTACTGCTCGTCGCGGTCGGCGGCGCGGAGCTGATGGTCCTCGCGGCGAGTGCCTGGCGGTACTGGCCCTTCGGCGCCGTGCGGCCGAACACGTTCCTCGTGCCGCTGCTCACGATCGTCTCGGCGGTCGGCGCGGCCACTCTCGCCCGGTCGCTTCTCGCCCGGTCGCTTCTCGCCCGCTCGCTTCTCGCCCGGTCGCCGGCCCGTGCCCGGTGGACCCGGACGTCGGCCGTGGCGAAGCTGCTGATCCCGGCGAACCTGGTGATCCTGCTGGCCGCGCTCGCCGTCCCGGTGGCCGGGGCGACCGGGCTGAAGCCGATGTGGGTCGAGCGTGCCGACCGCCGCCCGATCGACCTGATGGTCGACGCCACTCTGACCGCCCGCAGCCTGTACCGGCCGGGCGATCTGGTGCTGGTCGGCGGCAGGCTGGCCCGCGCCGGCTGGCTCTACGGCATGGAGCTCAGCCAGGACGGCGCCGTCACCACCACGGGCACCGCCGGTTCCTCGGAACCGCGGATTCCGCTCTCCGCCACGGTGTTCCTGACCGCGATCGGGGACGGGGGCGTCGACCGCGCCCTGAGCCGCCAGGCTCCCGGACCGAACAGCCATGTCCTGATGTTCGTCCTCGCCTACGACCGGCGGGGCACCGAGCGTGCGTTGGACGAGGCCCGCCAGCGCGGGTGGTGCCCCACCCAGACCCAGGACTTCGAGCTGACCGGCACGCTACGGGTCCTGGCCCGCTGCCAGCCCGCCGCCAGCGATGAGTCCGCCGGCCGCCGCGGGTCTACCTCCTGA
- a CDS encoding dihydrofolate reductase family protein — protein MGLIHIELFTTLDLVGQAPGGPDEDPVGFPFGGWQAPLLDEVAGAQVMAAYEGTDALLLGRRTYEIFAAYWPHQESGVDGGIATLFNSVPKYVASRGRPDLSWAGSTRLGPDLAGAVREIRDRHEHVKVVGSLNLVQTLLREKLFDRLDLWVHPVMLGVGKKVFDGGAVPTNVTLLEPPVASPTGTVYLRYGLADGTPGTGDMAAPDRGTGRDSR, from the coding sequence ATGGGCCTCATCCACATCGAGCTGTTCACCACCCTCGACCTCGTCGGGCAGGCACCCGGCGGCCCCGACGAGGACCCGGTGGGGTTCCCGTTCGGCGGCTGGCAGGCGCCCCTGCTGGACGAGGTCGCCGGGGCACAGGTCATGGCCGCGTACGAGGGCACCGACGCCCTCCTGCTCGGCCGGCGGACGTACGAGATCTTCGCCGCCTACTGGCCGCACCAGGAGAGCGGCGTGGACGGCGGGATCGCCACGCTCTTCAACAGCGTCCCGAAGTACGTGGCCTCCCGCGGCCGGCCCGACCTCTCGTGGGCCGGGTCCACGCGGCTCGGCCCGGATCTGGCCGGCGCGGTGCGGGAGATCCGGGACCGGCACGAGCACGTGAAGGTCGTCGGGAGCCTGAACCTGGTGCAGACACTCCTGCGCGAGAAGCTCTTCGACCGGCTTGACCTCTGGGTGCACCCGGTCATGCTCGGCGTCGGGAAGAAGGTGTTCGACGGTGGCGCGGTGCCCACGAACGTCACCCTCCTCGAACCGCCCGTGGCCAGCCCGACCGGCACTGTGTACCTGCGCTACGGCCTCGCCGACGGCACGCCCGGAACAGGCGACATGGCCGCACCCGATCGCGGCACCGGTCGCGACAGCCGTTAG
- a CDS encoding SCO5389 family protein: MSLTVTPELVEAANADQLTDEEFLACVRASLPFAYELVETLAAELSAQGTAQGPAQVPTQAPARVFVDNQVPPPDDAASGQLLRAMASTSIRTALERHFGVALAFQNCHRVAVFPPNAVGSPQHQAFVSSRAQVLNQRPEFVNC, from the coding sequence ATGTCGTTGACCGTCACGCCCGAACTTGTCGAGGCCGCGAACGCGGACCAGCTGACGGACGAGGAGTTCCTCGCCTGTGTGCGGGCCTCCCTTCCCTTCGCGTACGAGCTGGTCGAGACACTGGCCGCCGAGCTGTCGGCACAGGGCACGGCGCAGGGGCCGGCACAGGTCCCGACGCAGGCTCCCGCCCGCGTGTTCGTCGACAACCAGGTACCGCCGCCGGACGATGCCGCGAGTGGGCAGCTGCTGCGGGCGATGGCAAGTACGTCCATCCGCACCGCGCTCGAGCGGCACTTCGGCGTGGCGTTGGCGTTCCAGAACTGCCACCGGGTCGCCGTCTTCCCGCCGAATGCGGTCGGTAGCCCCCAGCACCAGGCGTTTGTCTCGTCGCGCGCCCAGGTGCTCAACCAGCGCCCGGAATTCGTCAACTGCTGA
- a CDS encoding CapA family protein produces MVGGRGRDRPRPISGRGRRFRESWGVPLLGGSVLAAVTCVVLATFGLLGAGDGNRSSVAGDGSVRAGAVIPPASLPAAPESSKPAEPAAVGNGPRQPTGNPVRIAFGGDVHFEGSSRQRLTQNPETAVGPMAQNLAGADLAMVNLETAVTTGGTPATKTYVFRAPPTAFTALSGAGIDVVNMANNHGMDYGQDGLADTLRSAGEARFPTVGIGTDDTSAYAPYLTTVNGQRIAIFGATQVLDDELATAWTAGPGKPGLASAKNVERLAAAIRAVRPTVDTLIVYLHWGTERETCPNQAQRSLVAPLVAAGADALIGGHAHVLQGAGWSSNGAYVAYGLGNFVFYASGTGPNTETGVLELTFRGRAVTAANWVPGRIVDGAPSPLTGTAGTQALDKWNSLRGCAGLTGTAPW; encoded by the coding sequence ATGGTCGGTGGTCGGGGGCGCGACCGACCCAGACCGATCTCCGGTCGTGGTCGACGATTCAGGGAAAGCTGGGGTGTGCCCCTCCTGGGCGGCTCCGTTCTTGCCGCCGTCACCTGCGTGGTCCTGGCCACCTTTGGCCTGCTGGGCGCGGGTGACGGCAATAGATCCTCGGTTGCCGGTGATGGCTCGGTGCGGGCCGGCGCGGTGATCCCGCCGGCCAGCCTGCCCGCCGCCCCCGAATCATCCAAGCCGGCCGAACCGGCCGCGGTCGGAAACGGCCCGCGGCAGCCCACCGGAAATCCGGTGCGTATCGCCTTCGGTGGCGATGTGCATTTCGAGGGGTCCTCGCGGCAGCGACTCACGCAGAATCCGGAAACAGCGGTCGGCCCGATGGCGCAGAATCTCGCCGGCGCCGATCTCGCCATGGTCAATCTGGAGACGGCGGTGACGACGGGCGGCACACCGGCGACCAAGACCTACGTCTTCCGGGCGCCGCCCACAGCGTTCACCGCATTGAGCGGTGCCGGCATCGACGTCGTGAACATGGCCAACAACCACGGCATGGACTACGGGCAGGACGGCCTCGCGGACACGCTGCGCAGCGCCGGCGAGGCGCGTTTTCCGACCGTCGGGATCGGGACCGACGACACGTCGGCCTACGCCCCGTACCTGACCACGGTGAACGGCCAGCGAATCGCGATCTTCGGCGCCACCCAGGTTCTGGACGACGAGCTCGCCACGGCGTGGACGGCTGGTCCCGGCAAGCCTGGCCTCGCCTCGGCGAAGAACGTCGAACGCCTTGCCGCGGCCATCCGTGCGGTTCGGCCCACCGTCGACACCCTGATTGTCTATCTGCACTGGGGAACGGAACGGGAGACCTGCCCCAACCAGGCCCAGCGCAGCCTGGTCGCCCCGCTCGTCGCGGCCGGCGCGGACGCGCTGATCGGCGGGCACGCGCATGTCCTGCAGGGCGCGGGGTGGAGCAGCAACGGTGCCTATGTCGCGTACGGCCTCGGTAACTTCGTCTTCTACGCGTCGGGAACCGGGCCGAACACCGAGACCGGGGTACTCGAGCTGACGTTCCGGGGCCGTGCGGTGACCGCGGCGAACTGGGTTCCCGGTCGGATTGTCGACGGGGCGCCGAGCCCACTGACCGGAACCGCCGGTACCCAGGCCCTCGACAAGTGGAACAGCCTGCGCGGCTGCGCCGGGCTCACGGGCACCGCGCCCTGGTGA
- a CDS encoding LLM class F420-dependent oxidoreductase, whose translation MSARPPVEARLGKVGVWSGQFDFSPAGTVREAVAELDDLGYSTLWTGEVKGREVLVTAGLMLAATRRMTIATGIAQILARNPLTMTAGQLALAEAHPGRFLLGLGVSHAELMSIRGATYSRPLGQMRAYLDEMDRMASEQYRAVPPEGTQPRVLAALGPKMLELARDRADGAHTYFVPPEHTAAARAVLGPGKLLVPEQAFVLHPDATEARELARRHTGSYLRLPNYTNNLRRYGFTDGDFADGGSDRLVDTIVPWGDVDVLLGRVKEHLDAGADQVAVQVLDFDRRGLPRRQWRELAPALLSL comes from the coding sequence GTGTCCGCCCGGCCGCCGGTCGAGGCGCGGCTCGGCAAGGTCGGTGTCTGGAGCGGCCAGTTCGACTTCTCGCCGGCCGGCACCGTCCGCGAGGCCGTCGCGGAGCTGGACGACCTGGGCTACTCCACACTGTGGACGGGTGAGGTCAAGGGCCGCGAGGTGCTGGTGACCGCCGGCCTCATGCTCGCCGCGACGCGCCGGATGACGATCGCGACCGGCATCGCGCAGATCCTCGCCCGCAACCCGCTGACGATGACCGCCGGGCAGCTCGCGCTCGCCGAGGCCCACCCGGGGCGGTTCCTGCTCGGGCTCGGTGTCTCGCACGCGGAGCTGATGAGCATCCGCGGCGCGACCTACTCCAGGCCGCTCGGCCAGATGCGGGCCTACCTCGACGAGATGGACCGGATGGCGTCCGAGCAGTACCGGGCGGTTCCGCCGGAGGGCACCCAGCCGCGGGTGCTGGCCGCGCTCGGCCCGAAGATGCTGGAGCTCGCCCGGGACCGCGCGGACGGCGCGCACACCTACTTCGTGCCGCCGGAGCACACGGCGGCGGCCCGGGCCGTCCTCGGGCCCGGCAAGCTGCTGGTGCCGGAGCAGGCGTTCGTCCTGCACCCGGACGCGACCGAGGCGCGGGAGCTGGCCCGCCGCCACACCGGGTCCTACCTGCGCCTGCCGAACTACACCAACAACCTGCGCCGCTACGGCTTCACCGACGGTGATTTCGCCGATGGCGGGTCAGACCGCCTGGTGGACACGATCGTTCCCTGGGGGGACGTCGACGTCCTGCTCGGGCGGGTCAAGGAGCATCTGGACGCCGGCGCCGACCAGGTGGCCGTCCAGGTGCTCGACTTCGACCGCCGCGGGCTGCCTCGGCGGCAGTGGCGCGAGCTGGCCCCGGCGCTGCTGTCGCTTTAG
- a CDS encoding RNA-guided endonuclease InsQ/TnpB family protein, producing the protein MASRAAKRAYRYRFYPNPKQVENLAKTFGCVRYVYNRALAERHRVWAGEQRRISHAEIDKMLTTWKREPGTLWLAEPSKGPLQATLRHLQTAYVNFWQKRSDYPTFKKKGKTTDSATYFRNCFTFRDGRITLAKHDRPLDVVWSRPLPAGAVPSQVTVSRNSRGQYHVSILVEESISALPASVGRVGIDAGVTSLVTLSTGEKVPNPRHEQRDRERLAREQRALSRKAKGSANRAKARLKVARVHGRITDRRRDHLHKLSTRIIRENQTVVIEDLAVRNMVRNRSLARAISDASWSELRRMLEYKADWYGRTVIAVDRWYPSSKTCSSCGAQVEVLPLNVREWACRCGVVHDRDVNAARNILAVGLTVSACGDGVRPPRS; encoded by the coding sequence ATGGCGAGTCGGGCGGCGAAGCGGGCATACAGGTACCGTTTCTACCCGAATCCGAAACAGGTAGAGAACCTCGCAAAAACCTTTGGCTGCGTGCGCTATGTATACAACCGTGCGCTAGCCGAACGGCACCGGGTCTGGGCCGGGGAGCAGCGCCGGATCAGTCATGCCGAAATCGACAAAATGCTCACAACGTGGAAACGCGAACCGGGCACGCTCTGGCTCGCCGAGCCGTCGAAGGGCCCACTGCAGGCGACGCTTCGGCACCTGCAGACCGCGTACGTGAACTTTTGGCAGAAACGGTCCGACTATCCTACGTTCAAGAAGAAAGGAAAGACCACCGACTCCGCGACCTACTTCCGGAACTGTTTCACCTTCCGGGATGGTCGGATCACGTTGGCGAAGCACGACCGGCCGTTGGACGTCGTGTGGTCTCGTCCGTTGCCTGCTGGTGCGGTGCCGTCCCAGGTCACGGTGTCCCGGAACAGCCGTGGCCAGTACCACGTCTCGATCCTGGTCGAGGAGTCGATCTCCGCGCTGCCGGCGTCGGTGGGACGGGTGGGGATCGACGCCGGGGTCACCTCACTGGTCACGCTGTCGACCGGGGAGAAGGTGCCGAACCCGAGGCACGAGCAGCGGGATCGGGAACGCCTCGCCCGGGAGCAGCGGGCGCTGTCCCGCAAGGCGAAGGGCTCGGCGAACCGGGCCAAAGCGCGGTTGAAAGTCGCCCGGGTTCATGGTCGGATCACCGACCGGCGCCGAGATCATCTCCACAAGCTGTCCACGAGGATCATCCGCGAGAACCAAACGGTGGTCATCGAGGACCTCGCGGTGCGGAACATGGTCCGGAATCGTTCACTTGCCCGGGCGATCTCGGACGCATCATGGTCGGAACTGCGGCGGATGCTGGAGTACAAGGCCGACTGGTACGGCCGGACGGTCATCGCCGTCGACCGCTGGTATCCGAGCTCGAAGACCTGCTCGTCCTGTGGGGCACAGGTCGAGGTTCTGCCGTTGAATGTTCGGGAGTGGGCCTGCCGTTGCGGTGTGGTGCACGACCGGGACGTGAACGCGGCGCGCAACATTCTGGCCGTGGGGCTCACGGTGTCAGCCTGTGGAGACGGAGTGAGACCACCCCGTTCCTAG
- a CDS encoding thiamine pyrophosphate-dependent dehydrogenase E1 component subunit alpha, whose protein sequence is MKQENPPARAGITGLQDGEDVKELVQLLTPDGRRTTSGTGPEAEYQAFVAEVTDDDLVGLLRDMTVVRRLDDEGTALQRQGELSLWASLRGQEAAQVGSGRALEPADMAFPSYREHGVAWCRGVDPLKLFGLFRGTSLGAWDPAEHGFALYAIVVGSQTLHATGYAMGVARDGGEGAVISYFGDGASSEGDVNEAFGWASVFGAPLVFFCQNNQWAISEPYRRQSRVPIYQRARGFGFPSVRVDGNDVLATLAVTRWALRQARSGAGPVLVEALTYRINPHTTADDPSRYRPADELSTWRRRDPIDRLRTHLRARGVLTDDLEASITAEADSTAADLRARCLALPDPPGDAVFDHVQVEENNLVAAERAAFVSLRGALH, encoded by the coding sequence ATGAAGCAGGAGAACCCGCCCGCGAGGGCGGGAATCACCGGCCTTCAGGACGGGGAAGATGTCAAGGAGCTGGTGCAGCTGCTCACCCCGGATGGCCGGCGTACCACCTCGGGAACCGGTCCCGAGGCCGAGTACCAGGCGTTCGTCGCCGAGGTGACCGACGATGACCTGGTCGGCCTCCTGCGAGACATGACCGTGGTGCGTCGCCTCGACGACGAGGGAACGGCCCTGCAGCGCCAGGGCGAGCTCTCGCTGTGGGCGAGCCTGCGTGGCCAGGAGGCCGCCCAGGTCGGCTCCGGGCGAGCTCTGGAACCCGCCGACATGGCCTTCCCGTCCTATCGGGAACACGGCGTCGCCTGGTGCCGGGGCGTCGACCCGCTCAAGCTGTTCGGGCTGTTCCGGGGCACCTCGCTCGGCGCCTGGGATCCGGCCGAGCACGGCTTCGCGCTCTACGCGATCGTCGTCGGCTCGCAGACGCTGCATGCCACCGGGTACGCGATGGGCGTCGCCCGCGACGGCGGCGAGGGCGCGGTCATCTCCTACTTCGGCGACGGTGCGTCCAGCGAGGGCGACGTGAACGAGGCCTTCGGCTGGGCGAGCGTGTTCGGTGCGCCGTTGGTCTTCTTCTGCCAGAACAACCAGTGGGCGATCTCCGAGCCGTACCGGCGACAGAGCCGGGTGCCGATCTACCAGCGCGCCCGCGGTTTCGGCTTTCCGAGCGTGCGGGTGGACGGCAACGATGTGCTCGCCACCCTGGCCGTCACCCGGTGGGCCCTGCGCCAGGCCCGGTCGGGAGCCGGTCCGGTGCTGGTCGAGGCACTGACCTACCGGATCAATCCGCACACCACCGCCGACGACCCGTCCCGCTACCGGCCGGCGGACGAGCTCTCGACCTGGCGTCGACGCGACCCCATCGACCGGCTGCGGACGCATCTGCGTGCCAGGGGCGTCCTGACCGACGACCTGGAGGCGAGCATCACCGCGGAGGCGGACTCCACCGCCGCCGACCTGCGGGCACGCTGCCTCGCACTGCCCGACCCGCCCGGCGACGCAGTTTTCGATCACGTGCAGGTTGAGGAGAACAATCTGGTTGCCGCCGAGCGCGCCGCGTTCGTGAGTCTTCGGGGAGCGCTGCATTGA
- a CDS encoding alpha-ketoacid dehydrogenase subunit beta, which produces MKADPKTVIMGEDVGKLGGVFRITDGLQELFGEERVIDTPLAESAIVGTAIGLAMRGFRPVCEIQFDGFVYPAFDQIVSQLAKLHYRSGGRIRLPVTIRIPYGGGIGAVEHHSESPEAYFCHTAGLRVVTCSSPADAHLMIQQAVASDDPVIFLEPKRRYWEKGEVDTTPLADLPADLRTDLGTSRVVRSGQDATLVAYGPMVRTCLDAADVAAEEDGRSLEVIDLRSLSPLDLDPVIESTRRTGRLVAVHEAPSNVSLSSEIAARVTEQAFYHLESPVLRVTGFDTPYPPARLEDHYLPDVDRILDAVDRTFGY; this is translated from the coding sequence ATGAAGGCCGACCCGAAGACCGTGATCATGGGGGAGGATGTCGGCAAGCTGGGCGGCGTCTTCCGGATCACCGACGGGCTACAGGAGCTCTTCGGTGAGGAGCGGGTGATCGACACGCCGCTGGCCGAGTCGGCCATCGTCGGCACGGCGATCGGGCTGGCGATGCGCGGTTTCCGCCCCGTCTGCGAGATCCAGTTCGACGGGTTCGTCTACCCGGCCTTCGACCAGATCGTCAGCCAGCTCGCGAAGCTGCACTACCGCTCGGGCGGCCGGATCAGGCTGCCGGTCACGATCCGCATCCCCTACGGCGGCGGCATCGGCGCGGTCGAGCATCACAGCGAGTCACCTGAGGCGTACTTCTGCCACACCGCCGGGCTGCGGGTCGTCACCTGCTCCAGCCCGGCGGACGCCCATCTCATGATCCAACAGGCGGTGGCCTCGGACGATCCGGTGATCTTCCTGGAGCCCAAGCGCCGGTACTGGGAGAAGGGCGAGGTCGACACCACACCGCTGGCCGACCTCCCGGCAGATCTGCGCACCGATCTGGGTACCTCACGTGTGGTCCGTTCCGGCCAGGACGCCACCCTGGTCGCCTACGGGCCGATGGTCCGCACCTGCCTGGACGCCGCCGACGTCGCCGCCGAGGAGGACGGGCGCTCGCTGGAGGTCATCGATCTCCGTTCGCTGTCACCGCTCGACCTCGACCCGGTGATCGAGTCGACCCGCCGCACCGGGCGGCTGGTGGCGGTGCACGAGGCGCCGTCCAACGTGTCACTCTCGTCCGAGATCGCGGCCCGGGTCACCGAACAAGCCTTTTACCACCTGGAATCACCGGTGCTACGGGTGACCGGGTTCGACACCCCCTATCCTCCCGCCCGGCTGGAGGACCACTACCTGCCCGACGTCGACCGCATCCTCGATGCCGTGGACCGGACGTTCGGCTACTGA